The Xiphophorus maculatus strain JP 163 A chromosome 21, X_maculatus-5.0-male, whole genome shotgun sequence genome window below encodes:
- the LOC111606267 gene encoding tripartite motif-containing protein 16-like isoform X2: protein MEQNQLDSETFSCSICLDLLKDPVTTSCGHSYCMKCIKAQWDEEDKKGIHSCPQCRETFTPRPVLKKNTMLAALVEQMKKTGLQAAAADHCYAGPEDVACDFCTGRKLKAIKSCLFCLVSYCKNHLQPHLDVPAMKKHKLVELNKNLQENMCSKHDEVMKMFCRTDRKCICLICLEEEHKGHDTVTAATERTERQRELEERRGNIQQRIQDREEDVKLLQQEVEAINHSADKTVEDSEKIFTQLIRLLQKRSSEVKQQIRSQQETQVSRAKDVQEKLEQEITELKRKDAELEQLSHTQDHNQFLLKYPSLPELSESTHSSSINIRPLRHFEDVTAAVSELRDKLQDVLRDKWTNISLMVTEVDVLLSGPEPKSRPGFLKYSCQITLDPNTANTLLRISEENRKVTRMNKYQSYSSQPDRFTGWPQVLTRENLTGRCYWEVEWSGLLVHISVTYKNISRAGGGYECGFGYNDKSWALVCLQNSFNFGHNNIWTSISGPGSSRVGVFLDHTAGLLSFYRVSETMTLLHRVQTTFTQPLLAGVYVDNTGASAEFCKLK, encoded by the coding sequence atggagcagaATCAGCTGGACAGTGAAACTTTCTCCTGTTCCATCTGtctggatctactgaaggaTCCGGTGACTACTTCCTGTGGACACAGTTACTGTATGAAGTGTATTAAAGCCCAGTGGGATGAAGAAGATAAGAAGGGAatccacagctgccctcagtgCAGGGAGACATTCACACCGAGGCCTGTGCTAAAGAAGAACACCATGCTAGCAGCTTTAGTGGAGCAGATGAAGAAGACTGGActccaagctgctgctgctgaccactgctatgctggacctgaagatgtggcctgtgatttctgcactggaagaaaactgaaagccatcAAGTCCTGTCTGTTCTGTCTGGTTTCCTACTGTAAGAATCACCTCCAACCTCATCTTGATGTCCCTGCAATGaagaaacacaagctggtggagCTGAACAAGAACCTCCAGGAGAACATGTGCTCTAAGcatgatgaggtgatgaagatgttcTGCCGCACTGATCGGAAGTGCATTTGTCTCATCTGTTTAGAGGAGGAACATAAAGGTCATGACACAGTCACAGCTGCAACAGAAAGaactgagaggcagagagagctggaggagagacgaggaaacatccagcagagaatccaggacagagaggaagatgtgaagctgcttcaacaggaggtggaggccatcaatcactctgctgataaaacagtggaggacagtgagaagatcttcacccagctgatccgtctcctccagaaaagaagctctgaggtgaagcagcagatcagatcccagcaggaaactcaAGTGAGTCGAGccaaagatgttcaggagaagctggagcaggagatcactgagctgaagaggaaagacgctgagctggagcagctctcacacacacaggatcacaaccagtttctcctcaaaTACCCCTCACTGCCAGAACTCAGTGAGTCgacacactcatccagcatcaacatccgtcctctgagacactttgaggacgtgacagcagctgtgtcagagctcagagacaaACTACAAGACGTCCTGAGAGACAAATggacaaacatctcactgatgGTCACTGAGGTGGATGTTCTACTGtcaggaccagaaccaaagaGCAGACCTGGGTTCTTAAAGTATTCATGTCAAATCACACTGGATCCAAATACAGCAAACACATTACTGAGAATATCAGAGGAGAACAGGAAGGTGACAAGGATGAATAAATATCAGTCTTATTCTAGTCAACCAGACAGATTCACTGGTTGGCCTCAGGTTCTGACCAGAGAGAATCTGACTGGACGatgttactgggaggtggagtggaGCGGGTTATTAGTTCATATATCAGTTACATACAAGAATATCAGCAGAGCCGGAGGTGGGTATGAATGTGGATTCGGATATAATGACAAATCTTGGGCTTTAGTGTGTctacaaaacagttttaattttggTCACAACAACATCTGGACCTCCATCTCAGGTCCAGGTTCCTCCAGAGTAGGAGTTTTCCTGgatcacacagcaggtcttctgtccttctacagagtctctgaaaccatgactctcctccacagagtccagaccacaTTCACTCAGCCACTGCTGGCTGGAGTTTATGTCGATAACACTGGAGCCTCTGCAGAGTTTTGTAAACTAAAATAG